In a single window of the Prevotella melaninogenica genome:
- a CDS encoding IS4 family transposase: MELASLSQAQGGEHYIKKFDAWHHLVVMLYAVMMRLDSLREIKASLFANVNRFNHLSLKHFPYRSTLSDANKRRDSEIFGSIYMNLYEKYRHELYSDSRNCGQPKWLKNLKIIDSTTISLFSNLVFKGVGRNPKTGKKKGGIKVHTEIFANENVPSDIKFTSAASHDQFALIPKRYANEELIAFDRAYINYEKFSELTQRGVIYVTKMKSNLSFERIADTDYEMTTDYGAVHVETIIFHKHTKEKDIYHKARKITYQDKTKKGKIRLISLLTNDSQMSTEDIIAIYKKRWQIETLFKQIKQNFPLRYFYGESANAIKIQIWITLIANLLITLMKDKIKRPWSFSGLATMIRILLMSYVSIQRFFEQPHRDWDRLITQVKAPPEELSLF; this comes from the coding sequence TTGGAACTTGCATCTCTGAGCCAAGCTCAGGGAGGTGAACACTATATAAAGAAGTTTGACGCATGGCATCATCTTGTCGTCATGCTTTATGCAGTAATGATGCGTTTAGACTCTCTGCGTGAGATAAAGGCCTCTCTCTTTGCTAATGTTAATCGCTTTAATCATCTTAGTTTAAAGCATTTTCCTTATCGAAGTACCTTGTCAGATGCAAACAAACGTCGAGATTCCGAGATATTCGGTTCAATCTATATGAACTTATATGAGAAATACCGCCATGAGCTTTACTCGGACAGCCGAAATTGTGGACAGCCTAAATGGCTGAAGAATCTAAAGATAATAGATTCTACGACAATAAGTCTGTTTTCTAACTTGGTCTTTAAAGGTGTAGGACGTAACCCCAAAACTGGTAAGAAAAAGGGTGGAATAAAAGTACATACAGAGATATTCGCCAATGAGAATGTTCCAAGCGATATCAAGTTCACATCCGCAGCCAGTCATGACCAATTTGCACTTATTCCAAAACGATACGCCAATGAGGAACTGATTGCTTTTGACAGGGCCTATATCAACTATGAAAAGTTCTCAGAACTCACGCAAAGAGGCGTTATATATGTAACTAAGATGAAAAGTAATCTTAGCTTTGAAAGAATTGCTGATACAGATTATGAGATGACAACAGATTATGGAGCTGTACATGTAGAAACCATTATCTTTCATAAGCATACAAAGGAAAAAGATATCTACCATAAAGCAAGAAAAATTACATATCAGGATAAGACTAAGAAAGGGAAAATCAGATTAATATCTCTGCTGACCAATGATTCTCAGATGTCGACAGAAGATATTATTGCTATCTATAAGAAACGATGGCAAATAGAAACCTTATTTAAGCAAATAAAACAGAATTTCCCTCTAAGATACTTCTATGGAGAGAGTGCGAATGCTATAAAAATACAAATATGGATTACGCTTATAGCCAACCTGCTTATAACACTAATGAAGGACAAAATAAAGAGACCTTGGAGTTTCTCAGGCTTGGCAACAATGATAAGAATTCTACTTATGAGTTATGTCTCAATACAAAGATTCTTTGAGCAGCCACATAGAGACTGGGATAGATTGATTACCCAGGTAAAAGCCCCACCAGAAGAGTTGTCATTATTCTAG
- a CDS encoding bifunctional alpha/beta hydrolase/class I SAM-dependent methyltransferase — METGTFKSFDNADIFYRVWNYNPSQKTIVILHRGHEHSGRLQAFAENEQFVHFNIFGFDMRGLGHTSQSVSPHFMDYVRDLDAFVKYLYEQYGIVERDIFVVANSIAGVIVSAWCHDFAPRIAGMALLAPAFTIKLYVPFAKTGIALAARLFKHLTVPSYVKSKVLTHDVEQQKAYDTDPLITREIDAHYLLDLLKAGKRIVEDAAAITIPTLLLSAGKDYVVKDDMQKRFFVDISSTQKRFVKLKGFYHGLLFETQREQVYNPIAEFINRCFSLEQPPATCMPDKFTVDEYNKMTLNMLPRIERWGFRMQKWMLHHLGFLSKGMRVGLKYGFDSGMSLDYVYRNQAQGCGPIGRWIDKGYLNAIGWRGVRIRREHLIATVEERIETLKQRNEPVKILDIAGGTGNYLFDIKRKFPEIEVVINDFSEANIAFGEAQIQQQGLQNIRFTRLDCFNKDSYRQLNFEPNIVIISGIFELFGDNELVCKAISGALSALQPGGFLVYTGQPWHPQLKMIAFVLNNHQERDWIMRRRSQRELDSLFAFYGLTKYGMKLDNFGIFTVSYGTK; from the coding sequence ATGGAAACAGGAACATTTAAGAGTTTTGACAACGCAGATATTTTTTATAGGGTGTGGAATTACAACCCTTCGCAGAAAACCATTGTGATATTGCATCGCGGGCACGAACATTCGGGACGTTTGCAAGCCTTTGCCGAGAACGAGCAATTTGTGCATTTCAACATCTTTGGCTTTGATATGCGTGGACTGGGGCATACTTCGCAATCCGTTTCGCCCCATTTTATGGACTATGTACGCGACTTGGATGCTTTCGTAAAATACCTCTATGAGCAGTATGGAATTGTTGAGAGAGACATCTTTGTGGTGGCTAACAGCATTGCAGGTGTAATTGTTTCGGCGTGGTGTCACGACTTTGCGCCCCGTATTGCTGGTATGGCACTTCTTGCTCCTGCGTTTACCATTAAGTTATATGTGCCTTTTGCAAAGACGGGAATTGCGTTGGCAGCGCGGCTCTTCAAACACCTAACAGTGCCCAGTTATGTAAAATCGAAGGTGTTGACACATGATGTGGAACAGCAAAAGGCGTACGACACCGACCCGCTAATTACTAGAGAAATTGATGCGCACTATCTCTTGGATTTGCTGAAAGCAGGAAAGCGTATAGTAGAAGATGCTGCTGCCATAACCATACCGACGCTATTGCTCTCTGCCGGTAAAGATTACGTGGTGAAAGACGATATGCAAAAGCGGTTTTTTGTTGACATCAGCTCCACCCAAAAGCGGTTTGTCAAGCTTAAAGGGTTTTATCACGGGCTATTGTTTGAAACGCAACGTGAGCAGGTTTACAATCCTATTGCTGAGTTTATTAACCGCTGTTTCTCACTCGAACAACCGCCGGCGACCTGTATGCCTGATAAATTTACAGTTGACGAGTATAACAAAATGACTTTGAATATGCTTCCCCGAATTGAACGTTGGGGCTTTCGGATGCAGAAATGGATGCTCCATCACTTGGGATTTCTTAGTAAAGGAATGCGTGTGGGACTAAAATATGGTTTTGATTCGGGTATGTCTCTGGATTATGTTTATCGCAACCAAGCACAGGGATGCGGACCAATTGGGCGATGGATAGACAAAGGCTATCTTAACGCCATTGGTTGGCGAGGAGTAAGAATACGACGAGAGCATCTCATCGCAACCGTAGAAGAGCGTATTGAAACGCTTAAACAGCGCAATGAACCCGTGAAAATACTCGATATTGCCGGTGGGACGGGTAATTATTTGTTCGACATCAAACGCAAGTTTCCGGAAATAGAAGTGGTTATAAACGACTTTTCGGAAGCAAATATTGCTTTCGGCGAGGCACAGATACAACAGCAAGGACTTCAAAATATACGGTTTACTCGTCTTGATTGTTTTAATAAAGACTCATATCGACAGCTGAATTTTGAACCTAATATTGTTATTATTTCTGGTATATTTGAGCTGTTTGGTGATAACGAGCTTGTTTGTAAGGCCATCTCTGGTGCTTTATCCGCACTGCAACCGGGCGGCTTTTTGGTCTATACTGGTCAGCCTTGGCACCCTCAGTTAAAAATGATTGCTTTCGTATTAAACAACCATCAAGAGCGTGATTGGATTATGCGGCGGCGTTCGCAACGCGAACTAGACAGTCTTTTCGCCTTTTATGGCTTAACCAAATATGGCATGAAACTCGATAACTTCGGTATCTTTACCGTTAGTTATGGAACGAAATAA
- a CDS encoding phosphatase, producing MEHSQINNKTVWTCKRPLPNGLMQRCGIDNKCLQVSKYIALVICWGVFYAVYTFAASYAASLKEVSSLCFSFEKAIPFVPFAIYFYSSSVVFFIWVFFLCNTFRQLSTLSKRIVFITVLSGICFIIFPLKQSFVRPETAHILFSFINTYDTPFNQVPSLHIGYACIFWSGVRNSRFRNLLRMWLVLLMLSTLLVYQHHFIDITTGLMAGFLTLWMFPYRKKRNQQIATVYFFVAAVGLTALLFAIEHSVLGSIFLLWGILVLLLLGRAYYRSNRHFLKDDHGCIGFLRYIFYFPYIAVYRILWLFSRQAPVEIAPNIFVGGLLSCRSARKFAMLGEVSVFDLSAELPENAYFRTSANYHCFPLLDIATIPKACEERIVNTVLEKMKAEDVPRKLYIHCAMGRFRSRRIGETVQLMISKNLTKDKNGNRNI from the coding sequence ATGGAGCATTCCCAAATAAACAACAAAACTGTATGGACGTGTAAGCGGCCCTTGCCAAACGGTTTGATGCAGCGTTGCGGTATAGATAACAAATGCTTGCAAGTAAGCAAATACATCGCCCTTGTTATTTGTTGGGGTGTATTCTATGCTGTTTATACTTTTGCTGCAAGCTATGCGGCATCGCTTAAAGAGGTGTCTTCGCTTTGCTTTTCGTTTGAAAAAGCCATACCGTTTGTACCTTTTGCCATCTATTTTTATAGCAGTAGTGTGGTGTTTTTTATATGGGTTTTCTTCCTCTGCAATACTTTTCGGCAGCTGTCGACATTAAGTAAACGCATCGTTTTTATAACCGTTTTATCGGGAATTTGTTTTATTATTTTTCCGTTAAAACAAAGTTTTGTACGTCCGGAAACAGCCCATATCTTGTTTTCTTTCATCAATACGTACGATACACCTTTTAATCAGGTCCCGTCTTTACATATAGGTTATGCCTGCATCTTTTGGAGTGGGGTGCGAAATAGCAGGTTCAGAAACTTACTGAGAATGTGGTTGGTGTTGTTAATGCTGTCTACCCTTTTGGTGTATCAGCACCATTTCATCGATATTACTACTGGTTTGATGGCAGGTTTTCTGACGTTATGGATGTTTCCTTACCGTAAAAAGCGCAACCAACAAATAGCAACGGTTTACTTTTTTGTTGCCGCTGTGGGGTTGACGGCGTTATTGTTTGCCATCGAACATTCTGTTTTAGGAAGTATTTTTTTATTGTGGGGCATACTCGTCTTGCTTTTATTGGGCCGTGCTTATTATCGCTCTAATCGACATTTTCTTAAAGACGACCACGGTTGCATCGGTTTTTTGCGTTATATTTTCTATTTTCCCTATATCGCAGTGTATCGCATATTGTGGTTGTTTTCTCGTCAGGCACCTGTAGAAATTGCACCCAACATCTTCGTTGGAGGCTTGCTTTCATGCCGTTCTGCTCGGAAATTCGCCATGTTGGGAGAGGTTTCGGTGTTCGACCTTTCAGCCGAATTACCCGAAAACGCCTACTTTCGCACATCGGCAAATTACCATTGCTTTCCGCTTTTGGATATTGCCACTATCCCCAAAGCCTGTGAGGAGCGTATTGTAAATACGGTTTTAGAGAAGATGAAAGCCGAAGATGTGCCTCGAAAGCTATATATTCATTGTGCAATGGGCCGTTTTCGGAGTCGCCGAATAGGTGAAACGGTGCAGTTAATGATAAGTAAAAATTTAACCAAAGATAAAAATGGAAACAGGAACATTTAA
- a CDS encoding SDR family NAD(P)-dependent oxidoreductase, which translates to MNIFITGGTSGIGLALARFYAAKGHRVGVCGRNTARIDRSDEVNKLLLAYQLDVCDKDALTVAVEVFCADKGLDMMIVAAGYYRNGVTEEVDFEQTSQMLKVNIAGALNAMEVAREAMNASGGHLVVIASVAGLLHYPCASVYAKCKRALIQIADAYRRSFADYQITVTTLVPGYIDTPRLREIYRNDLSKCPFCMPLNRAVETMTKAIAQRKEQVVFPPKMRLSIAFLSLLPTCLLSAFMHRKTLWSIPK; encoded by the coding sequence ATGAACATCTTTATTACGGGCGGAACATCGGGTATCGGCTTGGCCTTGGCGCGGTTTTATGCTGCCAAAGGCCATCGGGTGGGGGTGTGCGGACGAAATACGGCACGAATAGACAGGAGTGATGAGGTTAACAAACTGTTGCTTGCATACCAGCTGGATGTGTGTGATAAGGACGCATTAACCGTTGCCGTAGAAGTGTTTTGTGCCGATAAGGGGTTGGACATGATGATTGTTGCTGCTGGATATTACCGTAACGGCGTTACTGAAGAAGTGGATTTTGAGCAGACTTCACAAATGTTGAAGGTTAATATCGCGGGTGCATTGAATGCGATGGAAGTGGCACGAGAAGCAATGAATGCATCCGGCGGACATTTGGTAGTGATTGCTTCGGTGGCAGGATTGTTGCATTATCCGTGCGCAAGCGTATATGCCAAGTGCAAAAGAGCATTGATACAGATAGCCGATGCTTATCGCCGAAGTTTTGCCGACTATCAAATAACGGTTACAACACTTGTTCCGGGCTACATAGACACGCCACGATTGAGAGAGATATACCGTAATGACCTTTCCAAATGTCCGTTCTGCATGCCCTTAAATCGGGCTGTTGAAACAATGACAAAGGCCATAGCGCAGCGCAAAGAACAGGTGGTGTTTCCGCCAAAAATGCGCCTTTCCATCGCTTTTCTTTCGCTTTTACCCACTTGTTTGTTATCGGCTTTTATGCACCGAAAGACATTATGGAGCATTCCCAAATAA